A region from the Branchiostoma floridae strain S238N-H82 chromosome 9, Bfl_VNyyK, whole genome shotgun sequence genome encodes:
- the LOC118422239 gene encoding G-protein coupled receptor 6-like, with protein sequence MMGSIQGYPGLVSLVFSAVIGSAGVNSALESTFNLTTDEFDITGLSSNSTLFNSSFEDCGIDTVSNASTRTAENITSNVSKSLQNDPSSYSGPMVPVYATLCLGFWSVVANSLPLATIIKFEHLHTPAYIFMANLAASDVLTGVDFIFAGSWVLYYVYTETDPSFAVSRLRFTLVLFSGLSSAYSLLALTAERYWFIVHGMTYVNNVTNHKCKVVVVLVWLWSVLLAMLPNFGWQCESRTEEGCLPMGGGLPLSYVVLIVAFVFIPMAAIVCFNLSIFWCLWTHVNAIAAQEVAVGAPPSVSRKSAVTIVIITVVFLVGWLPFSVKMAMFTQDSVSLSKMFVSIILNSAVNPVIYGFRLQEVRRGVVRLFRSNHVNAELDP encoded by the coding sequence ATGATGGGTTCCATACAAGGCTATCCCGGGTTGGTGTCGCTTGTATTCagcgctgtgattggctccGCCGGGGTAAATTCGGCTCTTGAGTCCACCTTCAACTTGACAACTGACGAGTTCGACATAACGGGCTTGTCCAGCAACTCAACGTTGTTTAACAGTTCGTTTGAGGACTGTGGTATCGACACGGTATCCAACGCCAGTACAAGAACAGCAGAAAACATCACGTCAAACGTCTCCAAATCTTTGCAGAACGATCCATCGTCGTATTCAGGTCCCATGGTGCCCGTGTATGCTACACTATGTCTTGGTTTCTGGTCCGTTGTGGCTAACAGTCTCCCGCTTGCAACCATCATCAAGTTCGAACATCTCCACACCCCAGCCTATATTTTCATGGCCAATCTGGCGGCCAGTGACGTTTTGACCGGAGTGGACTTCATTTTTGCGGGTAGTTGGGTTTTGTACTACGTCTACACCGAGACTGATCCGTCCTTTGCCGTGTCGCGACTCCGGTTCACCTTGGTCCTGTTCTCGGGGTTGTCCTCTGCCTACAGCCTCCTGGCGCTAACGGCTGAGCGCTACTGGTTCATCGTCCACGGGATGACCTACGTCAACAACGTCACCAACCACAAGTGTAAGGTCGTGGTGGTGCTCGTCTGGCTGTGGTCTGTGTTACTGGCGATGCTGCCCAACTTCGGGTGGCAGTGCGAGAGTCGTACGGAGGAAGGATGCCTGCCGATGGGGGGAGGACTGCCGCTCAGCTACGTGGTGCTCATCGTAGCGTTCGTCTTCATCCCGATGGCGGCAATCGTCTGTTTCAACTTGAGCATCTTCTGGTGCCTCTGGACACACGTGAACGCCATCGCTGCCCAAGAAGTCGCCGTGGGAGCCCCACCGAGCGTCAGTAGAAAATCCGCGGtcaccatcgtcatcatcacCGTTGTATTCCTTGTGGGATGGTTGCCGTTTTCTGTCAAGATGGCCATGTTCACTCAAGACAGCGTTTCTCTCTCAAAGATGTTCGTCTCCATCATCTTGAACTCCGCCGTCAACCCCGTCATCTATGGGTTCCGTCTACAGGAGGTCCGTCGCGGCGTTGTACGGCTCTTCCGCAGCAACCACGTAAACGCTGAACTCGATCCGTAA